AGGCGCGTTTAAAAACCCCATCAATCTTCAAAACTTGATCAAGAGCGCGGCCAAGTACTTCTATGCCAGAACCACCGCATATCACCAAATACACATGCAGAAATGCATCAGGGAGGCTATCGAGTGGCCCGGCTTCGCATTTGTGGAGATTAATTCGCAGTGTATCGAGAACAACGGCCGCAGAATAGGATTCAACTCCGCATGGGAAATGTTACAACTATACAAGCGCACTTACAAAAAAGCTCCGCGCGGCAACGACCACCTGGAACCGGATGAGATCGGTATAATACGCCAGGGTTAGAGAAGGACTGGATATGAAAAAGATAATCGTTTCTGGAGAAGGCGGGCAGGGAGTAAGAGTTATCTCCATCACCCTGGCACAGCTGCTCAAAAACCTCGGATACGAAGTGAGTCTGTTATACGATTACGACGCTGCGGTAAGAGGCGGCCTGAGCCTGGCGCACCTGGTTTACGGCAAAGAGAAGATCGATAATCCTGTGATTGATGAGGCCGATATATTGCTGAAGCTATCCGACAAGGCCGAGGAACTTCGCGCAAAGACAACGGTGTATCAAACCGGCATCAGCGATGTGAAGGGAAAAGCCCTCAAGTTTGAGGACATTCCTCCAACAAACGAGGAAATACCCTTCAGCGAACTGGGCACCGAGATTTTTGGCAAGGAATTATTCGGATACATGATAGCGCTGGGACGCCTGATGGTTCTGGCAGATATAAAGGTATCCGAGAGCGAGATAATAGCGGTACTGCCCAAGAAATACAAAGAGGAGAATCTTAGCGCCATAAACTTCGGACAGCGGCTGCATGAAGAGGAGCAGAAGCGCCTTGGCGAAGAGAAGAGCGGCAGACGCATCACATTAAGCGATAAGGGCAAAAAAAAGAAAGCTTCGTAAGCCCCGATAAATAGGCTCTATGACTGAAGTATCCTATCCCATCGCCTTTGGTGCGGGAATCGCGGCATTTTTCTCGCCATGCATTTTGCCTTTAGTGCCGATATACATCGCAAACATAGGCGGAGTGGTCTCTCTATCAGCGGAGACCAAAAGACGAGCCGTCTTCATCCATACGGTCGCCTTCGTCATCGGTTTCTCCATAATCTACATCCTCATGGGAGCCTCTGTGGGGCTCTTCGGCATGTTCATCCCTAACGATATCCTGAGGATAGCGGGCGGCGTGCTATTGATATTGTTTGGAATTTACCTGCTTGCTGCGATGAAGATACCGAGGCTTAATTTCGAAAAATCACTGAGCCGTCCTTTCTGGGGCAAAGTAGGATATATGCGCTCTGCACTGATGGGCGCTGTTTTCTCCGTCGGCATTGGTACCTGCGCATACGGCACGCTCGGTCTGATTCTGACCATGGCGGCAGTCGCGCAGACAGCGGCAAAGGGAGCGTTGCTCCTCACCGTATACTCGCTGGGGCTGGGGTTGCCCTTTATAATCGTAGGATTGGCTTTGGAC
This portion of the Dehalococcoidia bacterium genome encodes:
- a CDS encoding cytochrome c biogenesis protein CcdA, which encodes MTEVSYPIAFGAGIAAFFSPCILPLVPIYIANIGGVVSLSAETKRRAVFIHTVAFVIGFSIIYILMGASVGLFGMFIPNDILRIAGGVLLILFGIYLLAAMKIPRLNFEKSLSRPFWGKVGYMRSALMGAVFSVGIGTCAYGTLGLILTMAAVAQTAAKGALLLTVYSLGLGLPFIIVGLALDRAKPVLRWFSRHSVWTSIASSILLIVIGSLMLADIITYSI
- a CDS encoding 2-oxoacid:acceptor oxidoreductase family protein, with the translated sequence MKKIIVSGEGGQGVRVISITLAQLLKNLGYEVSLLYDYDAAVRGGLSLAHLVYGKEKIDNPVIDEADILLKLSDKAEELRAKTTVYQTGISDVKGKALKFEDIPPTNEEIPFSELGTEIFGKELFGYMIALGRLMVLADIKVSESEIIAVLPKKYKEENLSAINFGQRLHEEEQKRLGEEKSGRRITLSDKGKKKKAS